The Gloeobacter morelensis MG652769 genome contains the following window.
GCATCAAGACAGTGTCGGCCGCCGCCCCAACCTGCCACGACCGGCTCGGGTCGTAGCCCAGGTGGCTTAGGACGGTCGGGTGGGTGATGGCAATCTCACCCGCCGCAGCCAGGGCCGGCAGCACCCTGAACGTGATTTGCTCGAAGTCGGGCATCGGCACGCCCGCCACCTGCCGCACCGGAATGGCGAGGGCAGGAGCGGACCCACTCAACAGCAGGGCGAGGGCCAGGGCGATCGGGCGCATGGCGGTTACCTCAAGGGTGTGGGACCGGTTGAAGCGGGGGCCGGGGCCGCGGGTAGAACCTCCAGCCCGTGGTAGCGGACGTGCTCGGCGCGCGGCGGGGCGCGCTCCTGAAAGCGCACCACAAAGTGCAGCAGGCTCAACCGGCCCTGGGGATCGCCGGCGAGCACTTTGAGCGTCGTCCAGTTGCGGTTGCTCGGCACCACAGCGGGCAGATCGACCAGCCTCAGGCTCAAGATCCGGCCGCTGCGGTCGGTGCGCGCTACCACCCGCGACGGGTCCTCCACCCACCAGTCGGCGATCGTTTCTCCTGTGGCCAGCAGGCTGACGTCGAAACCGACACCTCGAAACAAGTCGATCACAAAGGCGGGTTTGCCCGCCCCGGTGGCCGTCGCCCGGTCGATGCGCGCCATCACCGAGGACAAAGCGGCAGGGACGCAGGCTAGCCACAGGGCCAGCGACAGCGCGAGCGCAATTCTCAAAGCGGTACCTCCCGGCCGAAGAGCAGTTCGACCGCCGTACCGCCGGGGATGAGCCACAGGTCCGGACGCTCGATCACCTGGCGGACCGCCTGCTGGTTGCGCTGGCGAATCAGCCTGCCCAGTTCGCCAAACAGGCCGCTGCCGAAGGCCGCCAGGGCATTGGCCTGGCCGTAGTTCGTGCCGGTGGTGCTCCCGCCGAAGCCGCTCGCTTCGATGGTGCTGCTGGCGCGGTTGAGGATGGCCAGTCCCTCCTCGGCTCCCTTCAGCAGCGACTGACCAGTGTCAAGACCGCCGATTTCGCCTCCCTTGTCCTGACGGACCGCCACCAGGGGCAACCCGCCAACCGCCCGCACCGAGACCGATTGCAACGGGATCTCCCGGCGGTCGGCCCGCAGCGCCACCGCTTCGAGGGTCACCAGCCCCCCCGGCGACACGCGCCGCAGGGCGGCAAGCACGCGCGTGCCGGCGGGAAGCAAGCTGTCGCCCTCCGGCCCTGCCACCGGTTCGGTGAGCACCACTACGTGGCGATCGGCCTCGGAAGCGGCGGGACTGTGCTTTTGCTCCTGCTCCCAGAGGATGGGCCGTTCGAGTACCCCCGCCGCCAGGCTAGCAGCGGGGATCGCCGTCCCAGCCGGCAGGCGGTGGGTGGCAGATAGGTGGTGAACGGGTGAGCCCTGGGCGGCGAGCGGCTCCAGACTCGGGTCAAGGCTAGTGGCGGCTGAGACCGCGGGGGCGGGCCGCGGGATGGCCGTCCGGCGCGCCACGGGAGGAAGCGCGACATCCGGGGCACTGGCCGTTGGGGGTAGAGTGCCGCCGCGGGCTCCTTCTTGTTCGCGGCTGGAACCCAAAAAGGCGAGCTGGGCCGGACCGGTGCCGGAGACGGCGAGCGCTCCCAGGGCGGCAGGGGGCGGCAGCACCCGCACCCCGCTCGTATCCGGGCGGCGGGGGGCGGACTGGGCAAGGGCGGGGGGTCTCAGCAGACGCGCCGGGGGCCGCGGCTTCGCAGCGGGCGGTGGAGAGGGCTTGTCTTTTTGCTGGGAGCGCAACTGTTCGAGCATCTGGCGCTGGTCGGCCAGGGCTACCTCCGCCTTCAGCCGATCTACTTCCTCGGTGGGGGCAGGTTGGGTCGCCCGGGGCACAGCGGCGGGTTTGGCCGTCGCCGCCTCGGCCCTCGGGCGAGGAGTGCTCGGGTAAAACAGCCCGTTGAGGGCAGCGCCGATACCCAGGGCCGGCAGTAGCGTGAGCCCCCCCACGATGGCCACCTTGCGCCCTGGCGTCAGCCAGTGCAGCAGCCGTTCGCGGCGGTCGGGTTGTTGGTCGAATTGATCAAATTCCGGCTGGATCATCGCGATTGCTCCTTGGAGATTTCTGGGGAGATTTCTGGGGCAGCGAGTGAGCGCAGGGAGACGATCTCAAGCCCGCTGCCGCGCACCCGCGCGACGGCTTTTTCCAGCGGCGTTTGGGGCAGCTCGCCCGGCACGACGGGTGGCTCCACCGCCCGCACGGTCACCTGTTTATTGAAGGGAATCGGCACCCCCTCCGGCCGCTCCGGGCTGTAGACCACCTGCGAACCGACGACGCCGAGGGACCAGGTATGCTCCTGACCCGCCACCGGCTGCGGCCGGCCGATAAAGGTGGCGCTGAAGAGCACCTGGCCGCTCTTGCCGCTCAAAGTACGGGCGCTCAATTCAGCAAGCTGGCGCAGCAGTTCGGCGCGCAGATCCTCGCTCAGACAAAACCCCGCCTGAAAGACGCTGGTGGGCACCCGCGCGCGATTGCTCAGCACGATCCCCGGGTCTTCGCTGTCGGCCTGGCCCGGCCCGGCCGCCGGGATATAGCGCCGCCAGGTAAACAGCATCCCCAACGCCTCAGCCACGAAGCGGCGGATCACCTCCGGCTCCCGCGCATAGTGCCCCGCCGCCCGCACCTGCACCGACTGGCCATCGCTGAGCTGCACCAGGCTCGGAGCGGGCCGGTGGGCCAGAATCTGCAACTGCACCGTGTTCCAGAGCGTCAGGGCAAGCAAAATCGCTCCTGAAGCCGCCGTCGCCAGCACAAACCCGCCAAATAGACTGCTGCTCGCTGCCTTCATTGCTGCACCGTCCGAGGACAGGCAACAGCATAGGCAAGGCACACCGGCTATTCCCGCAAATGAGATGATTCAGGGTGAACCCGTCTGGCGTCGGACGGTCCCAGGACTCCTCCGGCACTTGCCGCCACCGCTGTGAACGGGTTAGAGTAAGGGACGCATTCCTCGGTAGCTCAGCGGTAGAGCGATCGACTGTTAATCGATTGGTCGCTGGTTCGAATCCAGCCCGGGGAGCTGAAGTTCAACCACATCAAAAGTTGCAGAGCCGCTGTCGGACCTGGCTTCGCGTGCGGTTCTTGATTTAGGCGCCGATGTGATCGGTCGCATCTTCTTTGTCGACTTGATCGAGCAGAAAATTTTCGAAATCCTCCGGCCTGGCCTGCTTCTCGATGTACTTCAGCAGAATCTGCACCTGGATTTCGCTCGACCAGCCCTGCTCATCGGCAATCTTCTCGAAGCTTTTCATCTTTGCGCCCGCCTGCTTTGCCGACTTTATCATCGACGTGCGAGCTTCTGTCTGTCGAGAAAGAGAGGGCGGCGTGGGCCTACCATTGGGGTGCCGCCGGGCTCTACATCCGGCCCATTGCGAGGATTGCTCATGCCGCACAAGTACACCCAGGACGTGTTGAAGCACCTGGCGAGCATCGAAGGGCGCGTCCGCGATGTTTATGCCATAGTCGAGGCGGGCGGCGCTTGCCCGGATGTGCTCGTCCGCATGGTCTACCTCCGCTCGGCGGTCAACGCGGCGGCCCAACTCGTCCTCAAGGACCACACCGAACATTGCCTGGTCGAAGCGGCCGGCAGCGAGCGCTATGAAGAAGAACTGGAGAATTTTCTGGCCGCCGTCGATATGTTGCTGTGACCCGGAGCCCCCGACCGGCAATAGCAAGGCATTGCGCGATACACGTGCTTGAGCTCCCCTGCGCGTAGGATCCGAGATAATTTGTGGGTCAAACCATGGTCACAAGAGCAACTTTAATCCGGCGGATTCTCCCTGTTCTGGCCGCCACGCTGGGAGCAAACCTTTTGCTGTCCCAGTGCCAGTCTTCCCCACCGGAGGGTCCCAGCGCCACCGCCCCTGGCCCCGAAGGTACCCCCAGCAGCGCACCGGCCGGTGCAGCGACCCTCTCCGGCGCCGGGGCCACCTTCCCGGCACCGCTGTACCAGCGGTGGTTCTACGATTATGGCCAGGCCAACCCGAACGTCAAAGTCAGCTACCAGGGTGTCGGCAGCGGCGCCGGCATCAAGCA
Protein-coding sequences here:
- a CDS encoding TrbI/VirB10 family protein → MIQPEFDQFDQQPDRRERLLHWLTPGRKVAIVGGLTLLPALGIGAALNGLFYPSTPRPRAEAATAKPAAVPRATQPAPTEEVDRLKAEVALADQRQMLEQLRSQQKDKPSPPPAAKPRPPARLLRPPALAQSAPRRPDTSGVRVLPPPAALGALAVSGTGPAQLAFLGSSREQEGARGGTLPPTASAPDVALPPVARRTAIPRPAPAVSAATSLDPSLEPLAAQGSPVHHLSATHRLPAGTAIPAASLAAGVLERPILWEQEQKHSPAASEADRHVVVLTEPVAGPEGDSLLPAGTRVLAALRRVSPGGLVTLEAVALRADRREIPLQSVSVRAVGGLPLVAVRQDKGGEIGGLDTGQSLLKGAEEGLAILNRASSTIEASGFGGSTTGTNYGQANALAAFGSGLFGELGRLIRQRNQQAVRQVIERPDLWLIPGGTAVELLFGREVPL
- a CDS encoding metal-sensitive transcriptional regulator, which gives rise to MPHKYTQDVLKHLASIEGRVRDVYAIVEAGGACPDVLVRMVYLRSAVNAAAQLVLKDHTEHCLVEAAGSERYEEELENFLAAVDMLL